Proteins from a genomic interval of Cucumis melo cultivar AY chromosome 7, USDA_Cmelo_AY_1.0, whole genome shotgun sequence:
- the LOC103493888 gene encoding uncharacterized protein LOC103493888, producing the protein MEVAVPSPSRDYHFHGGRSRVSTVPTTKVFGNYFYSAPSSPMRMPEFDRGFNELQSSQKDEPELEDEDFAFDICQQLEATTLSADELFDDGKIRPLETPPQSPISQQNKIFQNTYSTERRKGPTETINEKTERKKEQKRGRGRNPALSSSASRRAVRSLSPNRVSSSPWDEKQQRLTPGSPATGSNSNTTSSKGSRRWRLKDLFRSASEGRGTGKDPLRKYSTVYKKQEEVKHTSSKFNHSRNGPVSVSEPHFSLNKAASEDKKKTFLPYKGILGGLLFNPAAHMHTNFRSSR; encoded by the coding sequence ATGGAGGTGGCAGTACCATCGCCAAGCAGGGATTACCATTTCCATGGCGGTAGATCTAGGGTCTCGACTGTTCCAACAACTAAAGTTTTTGGAAACTACTTCTACAGCGCACCCTCTAGTCCCATGCGCATGCCTGAGTTTGATAGGGGCTTTAATGAGTTGCAATCTTCCCAAAAGGATGAACCAGAATTGGAGGATGAAGATTTTGCATTTGATATATGCCAGCAGTTAGAGGCAACCACGCTATCAGCCGACGAGCTATTTGATGATGGTAAAATCCGGCCACTAGAGACACCACCACAATCACCAATATctcaacaaaataaaatctttcaGAATACATACTCTACTGAAAGGAGGAAAGGTCCAACAGAAACGATAAATGAGAAAacagaaaggaaaaaggaacaGAAGAGAGGGAGAGGAAGAAACCCAGCCCTGTCGTCCTCGGCTTCCCGGAGAGCAGTAAGGTCGCTCTCCCCCAATAGAGTTTCTTCATCTCCATGGGATGAGAAACAGCAGAGGTTGACTCCAGGATCTCCTGCCACTGGTTCCAATTCCAATACAACCTCATCTAAGGGTAGTAGAAGATGGAGACTAAAGGACCTCTTCCGGAGTGCGTCAGAAGGACGAGGAACAGGAAAAGATCCTCTAAGGAAATATTCAACCGTATACAAGAAACAAGAAGAGGTCAAGCATACGAGCAGCAAATTTAACCATAGCAGAAATGGACCAGTTTCAGTCTCTGAGCCACATTTTTCATTGAATAAAGCAGCATCAGAAGACAAGAAGAAGACGTTCCTGCCGTACAAGGGGATTTTGGGAGGACTCCTCTTCAATCCAGCAGCCCATATGCATACCAACTTTAGGTCCTCCCGCTGA
- the LOC103493519 gene encoding uncharacterized protein LOC103493519 isoform X1 yields the protein MSPCALLRLFRFPSPSSLFISNFNPLNTASINTPSTRKQFRSYKKTMASSMSSSPNTSNDQLPKITAPYGSWNSPITADVVTGASKRLGGTAVTANGHLIWLESRPTESGRGVLVKESIKEGDEPCDITPKEFSVRNTTQEYGGGAFAVAGDTVVFSNYNDQRLYKQSLNSDSSPQALTPDYGGRSVSYADGVFDFRFNRFITIQEDGRQSSLNPITTIVSVELDGKDINEPKVLVGGNDFYAFPRVDPRGERIAWIEWGHPNMPWDKSELWVGYLSENGEVYKRVCVAGGDPKLVESPTEPKWSAQGELYFITDRQTGFWNLYKWFEANNVVAPIYSLSAEFSRPLWVFGTNSYDLLKTGDGRNIIVCSYRRRGQSYLGVLDETQSSISLLDIPFTDIENIALGSDCIYVEGSSGLHPSSIAKVTLNERSLEVVGFTIIWSSSPDILKFKSYFSLPEFIEFPTEVPGQNAYAYFYPPSNPRYQASPDEKPPLLLKSHGGPTAETRGSLNPSIQYWTSRGWGYVDVNYGGSTGYGREYRERLLRRWGIVDVNDCCSCARFLVESGKVDGEQLCITGGSAGGYTTLAALAFRDTFKAGASLYGIADLRLLRADTHKFESHYIDNLVGKEKDYFDRSPINFVDKFSCPIILFQGLEDKVVLPNQSRKIYNALKEKGLPVALVEYEGEQHGFRKAENIKFTLEQQMMFFARTVGRFQVADDINPLKIDNFD from the exons ATGAGTCCGTGTGCACTACTACGACTTTTTCGTTTTCCTTCTCCGTCGTCTTTGTTTATTTCCAATTTCAACCCCTTAAATACAGCTTCCATCAACACACCCTCTACCCGAAAGCAGTTCCGGAGCTACAAGAAGACCATGGCTTCATCAATGTCTTCTTCACCAAACACCAGCAATGACCAGCTCCCCAAAATCACTGCCCCCTACGGCTCCTGGAACTCTCCAATTACTGCCGACGTTGTTACTGGCGCCTCCAAGCGGCTTGGTGGTACTGCCGTCACCGCCAATGGCCACCTTATCTGGCTTGAATCACGCCCCACTGAATCCGG GAGGGGAGTGCTTGTTAAGGAATCGATAAAGGAAGGGGATGAGCCTTGTGATATTACTCCGAAGGAGTTTTCAGTGCGGAACACGACGCAGGAATACGGTGGTGGTGCGTTCGCGGTGGCTGGTGACACCGTTGTCTTTTCCAATTACAACGATCAAAGACTTTACAAGCAATCTTTAAATTCAG ATTCGTCTCCGCAAGCACTAACTCCCGATTACGGTGGACGATCAGTTAGTTATGCAGATGGGGTGTTTGATTTTCGTTTCAATCGTTTTATTACCATCCAAGAAG ATGGACGTCAAAGTAGCTTGAATCCAATCACCACAATTGTGTCAGTGGAACTTGACGGCAAGGATATTAATG AACCGAAGGTCTTAGTTGGAGGAAATGATTTCTATGCCTTCCCACGAGTGGATCCCAGAGGGGAACGGATTGCATGGATTGAATGGGGTCATCCTAACATGCCTTGGGATAAATCTGAGCTCTGGGTTGGCTACCTTTCTGAGAATGG AGAGGTCTATAAAAGAGTCTGTGTAGCTGGTGGTGATCCGAAGCTTGTGGAATCTCCTACTGAACCAAAGTGGTCAGCTCAGG GAGAACTATACTTTATTACCGATAGACAAACTGGGTTTTGGAATCTCTATAAATGG TTTGAGGCTAACAATGTAGTGGCTCCAATATATTCTTTAAGCGCCGAATTTTCCCGACCCTTATGGGTTTTTGGCACAAACTCTTATGATTTATTAAAAACCGGCGATGGAAGAAACATCATAGTCTGCAGCTACAG ACGGCGGGGGCAATCATATCTTGGAGTTTTGGATGAGACGCAAAGCTCAATATCCTTGCTTGATATCCCATTCACAGATATTGAGAATATT GCTCTGGGAAGTGATTGTATATATGTTGAAGGATCTTCAGGACTTCATCCATCATCTATTGCCAAG GTTACCCTAAATGAACGATCCTTGGAAGTAGTAGGCTTCACTATTATCTGGTCATCTTCACCagatattttgaaatttaagtcGTACTTCAGCCTTCCTGAGTTCATTGAGTTTCCAACTGAAGTTCCCGGTCAAAATGCTTATGCTTACTTTTATCCACCATCCAACCCTAGATATCAGGCTAGTCCAGATGAAAAGCCTCCACTGTTGTTGAAAAGCCATG GAGGGCCGACTGCTGAAACACGTGGAAGTTTAAATCCTAGTATTCAGTACTGGACTAGTCGTGGATGGGGTTATGTTGATGTCAATTATGGTGGCAGCACGG GTTATGGGCGAGAGTACCGAGAAAGGCTTTTGAGGCGGTGGGGAATTGTTGATGTCAATGACTGCTGCAGTTGTGCAAGATTTTTG GTGGAATCTGGAAAGGTTGATGGAGAACAGTTATGCATCACTGGGGGATCTGCTGGGGGATATACCACCTTAGCTGCTCTTGCTTTTAGAGATACATTTAAGGCAGGAGCTTCCTTGTATGGG ATAGCTGACTTACGCTTGTTGAGAGCAGATACACACAAGTTTGAATCTCATTATATTGACAATCTCGTTG GGAAAGAAAAAGATTACTTCGACAGGTCACCGATCAATTTTGTTGACAAATTTTCTTGCCCTATAATCCTCTTCCAAGGATTAGAAGACAAA GTCGTACTGCCTAATCAATCGCGTAAGATATATAATGCATTGAAGGAAAAGGGCTTGCCTGTTGCACTAGTTGAGTATGAAGGAGAACAACATGGTTTCCGCAAG GcagaaaatattaaatttacccTGGAACAACAAATGATGTTCTTTGCACGAACAGTAGGACGTTTCCAAGTTGCAGACGATATTAACCCGCTCAAAATTGACAACTTCGACTAA
- the LOC103493519 gene encoding uncharacterized protein LOC103493519 isoform X2 encodes MSPCALLRLFRFPSPSSLFISNFNPLNTASINTPSTRKQFRSYKKTMASSMSSSPNTSNDQLPKITAPYGSWNSPITADVVTGASKRLGGTAVTANGHLIWLESRPTESGRGVLVKESIKEGDEPCDITPKEFSVRNTTQEYGGGAFAVAGDTVVFSNYNDQRLYKQSLNSDSSPQALTPDYGGRSVSYADGVFDFRFNRFITIQEDGRQSSLNPITTIVSVELDGKDINEPKVLVGGNDFYAFPRVDPRGERIAWIEWGHPNMPWDKSELWVGYLSENGEVYKRVCVAGGDPKLVESPTEPKWSAQGELYFITDRQTGFWNLYKWFEANNVVAPIYSLSAEFSRPLWVFGTNSYDLLKTGDGRNIIVCSYRRRGQSYLGVLDETQSSISLLDIPFTDIENIALGSDCIYVEGSSGLHPSSIAKVTLNERSLEVVGFTIIWSSSPDILKFKSYFSLPEFIEFPTEVPGQNAYAYFYPPSNPRYQASPDEKPPLLLKSHGGPTAETRGSLNPSIQYWTSRGWGYVDVNYGGSTGYGREYRERLLRRWGIVDVNDCCSCARFLVESGKVDGEQLCITGGSAGGYTTLAALAFRDTFKAGASLYGVVLPNQSRKIYNALKEKGLPVALVEYEGEQHGFRKAENIKFTLEQQMMFFARTVGRFQVADDINPLKIDNFD; translated from the exons ATGAGTCCGTGTGCACTACTACGACTTTTTCGTTTTCCTTCTCCGTCGTCTTTGTTTATTTCCAATTTCAACCCCTTAAATACAGCTTCCATCAACACACCCTCTACCCGAAAGCAGTTCCGGAGCTACAAGAAGACCATGGCTTCATCAATGTCTTCTTCACCAAACACCAGCAATGACCAGCTCCCCAAAATCACTGCCCCCTACGGCTCCTGGAACTCTCCAATTACTGCCGACGTTGTTACTGGCGCCTCCAAGCGGCTTGGTGGTACTGCCGTCACCGCCAATGGCCACCTTATCTGGCTTGAATCACGCCCCACTGAATCCGG GAGGGGAGTGCTTGTTAAGGAATCGATAAAGGAAGGGGATGAGCCTTGTGATATTACTCCGAAGGAGTTTTCAGTGCGGAACACGACGCAGGAATACGGTGGTGGTGCGTTCGCGGTGGCTGGTGACACCGTTGTCTTTTCCAATTACAACGATCAAAGACTTTACAAGCAATCTTTAAATTCAG ATTCGTCTCCGCAAGCACTAACTCCCGATTACGGTGGACGATCAGTTAGTTATGCAGATGGGGTGTTTGATTTTCGTTTCAATCGTTTTATTACCATCCAAGAAG ATGGACGTCAAAGTAGCTTGAATCCAATCACCACAATTGTGTCAGTGGAACTTGACGGCAAGGATATTAATG AACCGAAGGTCTTAGTTGGAGGAAATGATTTCTATGCCTTCCCACGAGTGGATCCCAGAGGGGAACGGATTGCATGGATTGAATGGGGTCATCCTAACATGCCTTGGGATAAATCTGAGCTCTGGGTTGGCTACCTTTCTGAGAATGG AGAGGTCTATAAAAGAGTCTGTGTAGCTGGTGGTGATCCGAAGCTTGTGGAATCTCCTACTGAACCAAAGTGGTCAGCTCAGG GAGAACTATACTTTATTACCGATAGACAAACTGGGTTTTGGAATCTCTATAAATGG TTTGAGGCTAACAATGTAGTGGCTCCAATATATTCTTTAAGCGCCGAATTTTCCCGACCCTTATGGGTTTTTGGCACAAACTCTTATGATTTATTAAAAACCGGCGATGGAAGAAACATCATAGTCTGCAGCTACAG ACGGCGGGGGCAATCATATCTTGGAGTTTTGGATGAGACGCAAAGCTCAATATCCTTGCTTGATATCCCATTCACAGATATTGAGAATATT GCTCTGGGAAGTGATTGTATATATGTTGAAGGATCTTCAGGACTTCATCCATCATCTATTGCCAAG GTTACCCTAAATGAACGATCCTTGGAAGTAGTAGGCTTCACTATTATCTGGTCATCTTCACCagatattttgaaatttaagtcGTACTTCAGCCTTCCTGAGTTCATTGAGTTTCCAACTGAAGTTCCCGGTCAAAATGCTTATGCTTACTTTTATCCACCATCCAACCCTAGATATCAGGCTAGTCCAGATGAAAAGCCTCCACTGTTGTTGAAAAGCCATG GAGGGCCGACTGCTGAAACACGTGGAAGTTTAAATCCTAGTATTCAGTACTGGACTAGTCGTGGATGGGGTTATGTTGATGTCAATTATGGTGGCAGCACGG GTTATGGGCGAGAGTACCGAGAAAGGCTTTTGAGGCGGTGGGGAATTGTTGATGTCAATGACTGCTGCAGTTGTGCAAGATTTTTG GTGGAATCTGGAAAGGTTGATGGAGAACAGTTATGCATCACTGGGGGATCTGCTGGGGGATATACCACCTTAGCTGCTCTTGCTTTTAGAGATACATTTAAGGCAGGAGCTTCCTTGTATGGG GTCGTACTGCCTAATCAATCGCGTAAGATATATAATGCATTGAAGGAAAAGGGCTTGCCTGTTGCACTAGTTGAGTATGAAGGAGAACAACATGGTTTCCGCAAG GcagaaaatattaaatttacccTGGAACAACAAATGATGTTCTTTGCACGAACAGTAGGACGTTTCCAAGTTGCAGACGATATTAACCCGCTCAAAATTGACAACTTCGACTAA
- the LOC103493521 gene encoding uncharacterized protein LOC103493521 isoform X1 — protein sequence MGETHEKKCKEIDFFYTKIEIPEQVQVSEGNVDMPEANLLDAAKASTSGRVSSRQKKVALQQDVDKLKKKLRHEENVGRALKRAFTRPLGALPRLPPFLPPNMLELLAEVAVLEEEVVRLEEQVVLFRQDLYQEAVNISSSKKTMELSPKNNSKQAQSKLSVLKTDNVVGKENESHMNSTSNNKGSSIKKIHKIKTPVKKPPVRNKSSEKPNSPKLNLENRMAYPENAEARQLRAPDDKVSSDDSPNSISENILKCLSSILLRMSSIKNRGATESLHLFSMVTTMQTEETDLPDPYDICSEFGMRDIGPYKNVRTVEACSINTKRTTNSLFLFQRLKLLLGKLASVNLQRLTHQEKLAFWINIYNSCMINAFLEHGIPESPEMVVALMQKATINVSGHLLNAITIEHFILRLPYHSQYAFSKSAKYDEKTFRSIFGLELSEPLVTFALSCGSWSSPAVRVYTASQVENELELAKREYLEAAVGISSEKFGIPKLLDWYLLDFAKDLDSLVDWVCLQLPSELGKEAIKLMEGRRNQPLSQFVKVIPYEFSFRYLLCT from the exons ATGGGCGAAACCcatgaaaaaaaatgtaaagaaaTCGACTTCTTTTATACAAAAATCGAAATCCCAGAACAAGTTCAAGTTTCAGAG GGAAACGTGGATATGCCGGAGGCGAATTTACTTGATGCAGCAAAAGCATCCACGAGTGGACGGGTTTCAAGCAGACAGAAAAAAGTGGCTTTACAACAAGAC GTTGACAAGCTGAAGAAGAAGCTCAGACATGAAGAAAATGTGGGTCGAGCTTTGAAGAGAGCTTTCACCAGACCTTTAGGAGCTTTACCACGCCTCCCTCCTTTCCTTCCTCCCAAT ATGCTAGAACTTCTTGCGGAAGTAGCTGTTCTTGAAGAGGAGGTAGTGCGGCTTGAGGAGCAAGTTGTTCTTTTCAGGCAGGATTTATATCAGGAAGCTGTCAACATTTCGTCCTCCAAGAAGACCATGGAGCTTTCCCCAAAAAACAATTCTAAGCAAGCTCAATCCAAACTTTCAGTTCTGAAAACTG ATAACGTTGTGGGAAAGGAAAACGAATCCCATATGAATTCGACCAGTAACAACAAGGGGTCTTCAATCAAGAAAATCCACAAGATAAAGACTCCGGTCAAAAAACCTCCGGTTCGTAACAAATCATCAGAGAAACCAAACTCTCCAAAACTGAAT TTAGAAAACAGAATGGCATATCCAGAAAATGCTGAAGCAAGACAACTCCGTGCTCCAGATGACAAGGTATCCAGTGACGATAGTCCAAACAGTATATctgaaaatattttgaaatgcTTATCAAGCATTCTATTGAGAATGAGCTCAATCAAGAATAGAGGTGCTACTGAAAGTTTGCATCTATTCTCAATGGTAACTACAATGCAAACTGAAGAAACAGATCTTCCGGACCCATATGATATATGTTCAGAATTTGGAATGCGAGATATTGGTCCATACAAGAATGTGCGTACAGTCGAAGCTTGTTCAATTAATACAAAGCGGACAACAAACTCATTGTTTCTGTTTCAAAGATTGAA ACTCCTTCTGGGGAAACTTGCTTCTGTCAACTTGCAACGTCTTACACATCAGGAGAAACTTGCTTTTTGGATCAACATCTACAACTCCTGCATGATAAAT GCATTCCTAGAACATGGAATACCAGAAAGTCCCGAGATGGTTGTTGCCTTGATGCAAAAG GCAACAATTAATGTGAGCGGGCACTTGCTAAATGCTATAACTATTGAGCATTTCATCTTGAGGCTGCCCTACCATTCACAATAT GCTTTCTCAAAGAGCGCAAAATATGATGAGAAGACATTTAGAAGTATTTTTGGCTTGGAGTTATCTGAACCATTGGTTACATTCGCACTATCATGTGGGAGTTGGTCTTCCCCTGCT GTGAGAGTATACACAGCATCCCAAGTAGAGAACGAGCTAGAATTAGCAAAAAGAGAGTACTTAGAAGCTGCAGTCGGAATTTCATCAGAAAAATTTGGAATCCCAAAGCTTTTGGACTGGTATTTGCTAGACTTCGCTAAAGACTTGGACTCCTTGGTTGATTGGGTGTGCCTTCAACTACCAAGTGAATTAGGAAAAGAAGCAATTAAGTTGATGGAGGGGAGAAGAAACCAGCCTCTCTCTCAGTTTGTTAAAGTAATACCTTATGAATTTAGTTTTAGATACCTTCTCTGCACATAA
- the LOC103493521 gene encoding uncharacterized protein LOC103493521 isoform X3: MPEANLLDAAKASTSGRVSSRQKKVALQQDVDKLKKKLRHEENVGRALKRAFTRPLGALPRLPPFLPPNMLELLAEVAVLEEEVVRLEEQVVLFRQDLYQEAVNISSSKKTMELSPKNNSKQAQSKLSVLKTDNVVGKENESHMNSTSNNKGSSIKKIHKIKTPVKKPPVRNKSSEKPNSPKLNLENRMAYPENAEARQLRAPDDKVSSDDSPNSISENILKCLSSILLRMSSIKNRGATESLHLFSMVTTMQTEETDLPDPYDICSEFGMRDIGPYKNVRTVEACSINTKRTTNSLFLFQRLKLLLGKLASVNLQRLTHQEKLAFWINIYNSCMINAFLEHGIPESPEMVVALMQKATINVSGHLLNAITIEHFILRLPYHSQYAFSKSAKYDEKTFRSIFGLELSEPLVTFALSCGSWSSPAVRVYTASQVENELELAKREYLEAAVGISSEKFGIPKLLDWYLLDFAKDLDSLVDWVCLQLPSELGKEAIKLMEGRRNQPLSQFVKVIPYEFSFRYLLCT; the protein is encoded by the exons ATGCCGGAGGCGAATTTACTTGATGCAGCAAAAGCATCCACGAGTGGACGGGTTTCAAGCAGACAGAAAAAAGTGGCTTTACAACAAGAC GTTGACAAGCTGAAGAAGAAGCTCAGACATGAAGAAAATGTGGGTCGAGCTTTGAAGAGAGCTTTCACCAGACCTTTAGGAGCTTTACCACGCCTCCCTCCTTTCCTTCCTCCCAAT ATGCTAGAACTTCTTGCGGAAGTAGCTGTTCTTGAAGAGGAGGTAGTGCGGCTTGAGGAGCAAGTTGTTCTTTTCAGGCAGGATTTATATCAGGAAGCTGTCAACATTTCGTCCTCCAAGAAGACCATGGAGCTTTCCCCAAAAAACAATTCTAAGCAAGCTCAATCCAAACTTTCAGTTCTGAAAACTG ATAACGTTGTGGGAAAGGAAAACGAATCCCATATGAATTCGACCAGTAACAACAAGGGGTCTTCAATCAAGAAAATCCACAAGATAAAGACTCCGGTCAAAAAACCTCCGGTTCGTAACAAATCATCAGAGAAACCAAACTCTCCAAAACTGAAT TTAGAAAACAGAATGGCATATCCAGAAAATGCTGAAGCAAGACAACTCCGTGCTCCAGATGACAAGGTATCCAGTGACGATAGTCCAAACAGTATATctgaaaatattttgaaatgcTTATCAAGCATTCTATTGAGAATGAGCTCAATCAAGAATAGAGGTGCTACTGAAAGTTTGCATCTATTCTCAATGGTAACTACAATGCAAACTGAAGAAACAGATCTTCCGGACCCATATGATATATGTTCAGAATTTGGAATGCGAGATATTGGTCCATACAAGAATGTGCGTACAGTCGAAGCTTGTTCAATTAATACAAAGCGGACAACAAACTCATTGTTTCTGTTTCAAAGATTGAA ACTCCTTCTGGGGAAACTTGCTTCTGTCAACTTGCAACGTCTTACACATCAGGAGAAACTTGCTTTTTGGATCAACATCTACAACTCCTGCATGATAAAT GCATTCCTAGAACATGGAATACCAGAAAGTCCCGAGATGGTTGTTGCCTTGATGCAAAAG GCAACAATTAATGTGAGCGGGCACTTGCTAAATGCTATAACTATTGAGCATTTCATCTTGAGGCTGCCCTACCATTCACAATAT GCTTTCTCAAAGAGCGCAAAATATGATGAGAAGACATTTAGAAGTATTTTTGGCTTGGAGTTATCTGAACCATTGGTTACATTCGCACTATCATGTGGGAGTTGGTCTTCCCCTGCT GTGAGAGTATACACAGCATCCCAAGTAGAGAACGAGCTAGAATTAGCAAAAAGAGAGTACTTAGAAGCTGCAGTCGGAATTTCATCAGAAAAATTTGGAATCCCAAAGCTTTTGGACTGGTATTTGCTAGACTTCGCTAAAGACTTGGACTCCTTGGTTGATTGGGTGTGCCTTCAACTACCAAGTGAATTAGGAAAAGAAGCAATTAAGTTGATGGAGGGGAGAAGAAACCAGCCTCTCTCTCAGTTTGTTAAAGTAATACCTTATGAATTTAGTTTTAGATACCTTCTCTGCACATAA
- the LOC103493521 gene encoding uncharacterized protein LOC103493521 isoform X2, whose translation MDRKGRTRLQSMRASANHEKGNVDMPEANLLDAAKASTSGRVSSRQKKVALQQDVDKLKKKLRHEENVGRALKRAFTRPLGALPRLPPFLPPNMLELLAEVAVLEEEVVRLEEQVVLFRQDLYQEAVNISSSKKTMELSPKNNSKQAQSKLSVLKTDNVVGKENESHMNSTSNNKGSSIKKIHKIKTPVKKPPVRNKSSEKPNSPKLNLENRMAYPENAEARQLRAPDDKVSSDDSPNSISENILKCLSSILLRMSSIKNRGATESLHLFSMVTTMQTEETDLPDPYDICSEFGMRDIGPYKNVRTVEACSINTKRTTNSLFLFQRLKLLLGKLASVNLQRLTHQEKLAFWINIYNSCMINAFLEHGIPESPEMVVALMQKATINVSGHLLNAITIEHFILRLPYHSQYAFSKSAKYDEKTFRSIFGLELSEPLVTFALSCGSWSSPAVRVYTASQVENELELAKREYLEAAVGISSEKFGIPKLLDWYLLDFAKDLDSLVDWVCLQLPSELGKEAIKLMEGRRNQPLSQFVKVIPYEFSFRYLLCT comes from the exons ATGGATCGCAAAGGAAGGACAAGGCTTCAGTCTATGAGAGCATCTGCGAATCATGAAAAA GGAAACGTGGATATGCCGGAGGCGAATTTACTTGATGCAGCAAAAGCATCCACGAGTGGACGGGTTTCAAGCAGACAGAAAAAAGTGGCTTTACAACAAGAC GTTGACAAGCTGAAGAAGAAGCTCAGACATGAAGAAAATGTGGGTCGAGCTTTGAAGAGAGCTTTCACCAGACCTTTAGGAGCTTTACCACGCCTCCCTCCTTTCCTTCCTCCCAAT ATGCTAGAACTTCTTGCGGAAGTAGCTGTTCTTGAAGAGGAGGTAGTGCGGCTTGAGGAGCAAGTTGTTCTTTTCAGGCAGGATTTATATCAGGAAGCTGTCAACATTTCGTCCTCCAAGAAGACCATGGAGCTTTCCCCAAAAAACAATTCTAAGCAAGCTCAATCCAAACTTTCAGTTCTGAAAACTG ATAACGTTGTGGGAAAGGAAAACGAATCCCATATGAATTCGACCAGTAACAACAAGGGGTCTTCAATCAAGAAAATCCACAAGATAAAGACTCCGGTCAAAAAACCTCCGGTTCGTAACAAATCATCAGAGAAACCAAACTCTCCAAAACTGAAT TTAGAAAACAGAATGGCATATCCAGAAAATGCTGAAGCAAGACAACTCCGTGCTCCAGATGACAAGGTATCCAGTGACGATAGTCCAAACAGTATATctgaaaatattttgaaatgcTTATCAAGCATTCTATTGAGAATGAGCTCAATCAAGAATAGAGGTGCTACTGAAAGTTTGCATCTATTCTCAATGGTAACTACAATGCAAACTGAAGAAACAGATCTTCCGGACCCATATGATATATGTTCAGAATTTGGAATGCGAGATATTGGTCCATACAAGAATGTGCGTACAGTCGAAGCTTGTTCAATTAATACAAAGCGGACAACAAACTCATTGTTTCTGTTTCAAAGATTGAA ACTCCTTCTGGGGAAACTTGCTTCTGTCAACTTGCAACGTCTTACACATCAGGAGAAACTTGCTTTTTGGATCAACATCTACAACTCCTGCATGATAAAT GCATTCCTAGAACATGGAATACCAGAAAGTCCCGAGATGGTTGTTGCCTTGATGCAAAAG GCAACAATTAATGTGAGCGGGCACTTGCTAAATGCTATAACTATTGAGCATTTCATCTTGAGGCTGCCCTACCATTCACAATAT GCTTTCTCAAAGAGCGCAAAATATGATGAGAAGACATTTAGAAGTATTTTTGGCTTGGAGTTATCTGAACCATTGGTTACATTCGCACTATCATGTGGGAGTTGGTCTTCCCCTGCT GTGAGAGTATACACAGCATCCCAAGTAGAGAACGAGCTAGAATTAGCAAAAAGAGAGTACTTAGAAGCTGCAGTCGGAATTTCATCAGAAAAATTTGGAATCCCAAAGCTTTTGGACTGGTATTTGCTAGACTTCGCTAAAGACTTGGACTCCTTGGTTGATTGGGTGTGCCTTCAACTACCAAGTGAATTAGGAAAAGAAGCAATTAAGTTGATGGAGGGGAGAAGAAACCAGCCTCTCTCTCAGTTTGTTAAAGTAATACCTTATGAATTTAGTTTTAGATACCTTCTCTGCACATAA